Proteins encoded by one window of Vigna radiata var. radiata cultivar VC1973A chromosome 5, Vradiata_ver6, whole genome shotgun sequence:
- the LOC106759942 gene encoding protein Iojap, chloroplastic produces MLPSSTVLSLAGAGIVLTVNFSGELVHLEAKCSPRPRMVFSRWCIKELSLQQHTINGFKSKKRNSLSSCAFGRKAEDSFFSDVNEDTDDMYEDLINKYGKVVFSRKDQKPASAEIDDDAESLSFAVELASVASDVKAADIKVLFVKPLVYWTRFFIIATAFSRPQIDAIGSRMRDRAEKKYGKIPTGDTKPNSWTLLDFGDVVVHIFLPSQRTFYNLEEFYGNATPVELPFENQPPFLS; encoded by the exons ATGCTACCATCATCCACTGTCCTGTCTCTCGCCGGTGCCGGCATCGTGCTGACGGTGAACTTTTCCGGCGAACTGGTTCATCTCGAAGCCAAGTGTTCTCCCAGACCCAGAATGGTTTTCAGTCGTTGGTGCATAAAGGAGCTTTCTTTACAGCAACACACCATCAATGGTTTCAAGTCCAAGAAGCGAAACTCACTGTCGAGCTGCGCATTCGGTAGAAAAGCCGAAGACAGCTTTTTCTCG GATGTAAATGAAGACACAGATGACATGTATGAAgatttaataaataagtatGGAAAAGTTGTATTTAGCAGAAAAGACCAAAAGCCTGCTAGCGCAGAGATTGATGATGATGCTGAAAGCCTGTCAT TTGCTGTGGAATTGGCTTCGGTTGCAAGTGATGTTAAGGCAGCAGATATAAAGGTCTTGTTTGTGAAGCCACTTGTTTACTGGACCCGATTTTTTATCATAGCTACAGCATTTTCTCGTCCCCAGATTGATGCTATCGG GTCCAGGATGAGAGATCGAGCTGAGAAGAAATATGGAAAAATTCCAACAGGAGATACAAAGCCCAACTCATGGACCCTGTTGGACTTCG GTGATGTTGTTGTTCACATCTTCCTTCCCTCACAGAGAACTTTCTACAATTTGGAAGAGTTTTATGGTAATGCAACACCAGTAGAGCTTCCTTTTGAAAATCAACCACCATTTCTTAGTTGA